A region from the Triticum urartu cultivar G1812 chromosome 1, Tu2.1, whole genome shotgun sequence genome encodes:
- the LOC125537775 gene encoding cytosolic sulfotransferase 12-like, translating to MAASIGDDDLAEPIVVSSLPLETRFLPLQLRQHGGFWFPETILPGIAAVRARFAPRPSDVFLASFPKSGTTWLKALAFATAHRADHPPRAPDHPLRLRNPHDCVEFLEVPYALDPTADAFAALPSPRVIATHMPYPLLPERVTAEGAGCKVVYVCRDPKDAFVSMWLFAKKTAAAAAAEAANDDEPRPVPTPFSMEEAFELFCDGRCPAGPQWPHVSSYWEGSQRRPEKVLFLRYEEMLRDPVGNVRKLAEFMGCAFSEEEEAAGVARDIVELCSIDALKNMEVNQSGAQEYVKNEAFFRKGVAGDWSNHMTPAMAARLDGIVEDALQGSGFAFAAAEST from the coding sequence ATGGCCGCATCGATCGGAGACGACGACCTGGCCGAGCCCATCGTGGTCTCCTCGCTCCCGCTGGAGACACGGTTCCTGCCGCTCCAGCTCCGGCAGCACGGCGGCTTCTGGTTCCCTGAGACGATCCTCCCGGGCATCGCGGCAGTGCGTGCGCGGTTCGCGCCCAGGCCGTCGGACGTCTTCCTCGCTAGCTTCCCCAAGTCCGGCACCACCTGGCTCAAGGCGCTCGCCTTCGCCACGGCCCACCGTGCCGACCACCCGCCGCGCGCCCCCGACCACCCCCTCCGCCTCCGCAACCCCCACGACTGCGTCGAGTTCCTCGAGGTGCCCTACGCGCTTGATCCGACGGCCGACGCCTTTGCGGCGCTCCCTTCGCCGCGCGTGATCGCCACCCACATGCCCTACCCCCTCTTACCAGAGCGGGTCACGGCGGAGGGCGCCGGCTGCAAGGTCGTGTACGTCTGCCGCGACCCCAAGGACGCCTTCGTCTCCATGTGGCTGTTCGCCAAGAAGACGGCGGCGGCCGCTGCAGCCGAGGCCGCCAACGACGACGAACCGCGGCCAGTGCCAACTCCGTTCAGTATGGAGGAGGCCTTCGAGCTGTTCTGCGACGGTCGATGCCCCGCCGGCCCGCAGTGGCCCCACGTCTCGAGCTATTGGGAGGGTAGCCAGAGGCGGCCGGAGAAGGTGCTCTTCCTCCGGTACGAGGAGATGCTGCGGGACCCGGTGGGCAACGTGAGGAAGCTGGCGGAGTTCATGGGGTGCGCGTTCTCCGAGGAAGAGGAGGCCGCGGGGGTGGCGCGGGACATCGTCGAGCTCTGCAGCATCGACGCCCTGAAGAACATGGAGGTGAACCAGAGTGGTGCTCAGGAGTACGTCAAGAACGAGGCCTTCTTTCGGAAGGGGGTCGCCGGAGACTGGAGCAACCACATgacgccggcgatggcggcgcggCTGGACGGTATCGTCGAGGACGCACTGCAAGGGTCAGGGTTCGCCTTTGCTGCTGCTGAGTCCACCTGA